The Populus alba chromosome 6, ASM523922v2, whole genome shotgun sequence genome contains a region encoding:
- the LOC118053026 gene encoding probable auxin efflux carrier component 1c — MISLTDLYHVLTAVVPLYVAMILAYGSVKWWKIFSPDQCSGINRFVALFAVPLLSFHFISSNNPYAMNYRFIAADTLQKIIVLVVLAIWNRVINRGSLEWSITLFSLSTLPNTLVMGIPLLKGMYGQDSGSLMVQIVVLQCIIWYTLMLFLFEYRGARILIGEQFPDTAGSIISFRVDSDILSLDGREPLQTDAEVGEDGKLHVTVRKSTSSRSDVFSRMSHGLNSGLSMTPRPSNLTNAEIYSLQSSRNPTPRASSFNHTDFYSMVNGKNASNASPRHSNFSNLQFDEESGGPGVFGNVPRANGSAYPTPPNAGIFSPGGKKKANGTENGKDLHMFVWSSSASPVSEGGLHVFRGGDYGNDLGGVANQKDYEEFGRDEFSFGNRPVPNGVDRDGPVLSKLASSSTAELHPKSAANGEPKPTAMPPTSVVTRLILIMVWRKLIRNPNTYSSLIGLTWSLVSFKWDLKMPQIIAHSISILSDAGLGMAMFSLGLFMALQPRIIACGNSVAAFAMSVRFLTGPAVMAAASFAVGLRGVLLHIAIVQAALPQGIVPFVFAKEYNVHPDILSTGVIFGMLIALPITLVYYILLGL, encoded by the exons ATGATCAGTCTCACAGACCTTTACCATGTTCTCACAGCTGTGGTACCACTTTATGTGGCCATGATTTTGGCTTATGGTTCAGTCAAATGGTGGAAAATATTTAGCCCTGACCAATGTTCAGGGATCAACAGATTTGTGGCTCTATTCGCTGTACCTTTGCTTTCTTTTCACTTCATTTCCAGCAACAACCCCTATGCTATGAACTACAGGTTCATTGCAGCAGATActcttcaaaaaattatagtcTTGGTGGTCTTAGCTATTTGGAACAGAGTTATCAATAGAGGCTCCCTTGAATGGTCCATTACTTTGTTTTCACTGTCTACTCTCCCAAACACTCTTGTTATGGGCATCCCTTTGTTGAAGGGTATGTATGGACAAGACTCAGGGAGTCTAATGGTCCAAATAGTTGTTCTTCAATGCATAATATGGTACACATTGATGCTGTTCTTGTTTGAGTATAGAGGAGCTAGAATCTTGATTGGTGAACAGTTTCCCGATACTGCTGGTTCTATAATATCATTCAGGGTTGACTCTGATATTCTTTCTTTAGATGGTAGAGAGCCATTGCAAACTGATGCTGAAGTCGGTGAAGATGGGAAGTTACATGTTACTGTTAGGAAATCAACTAGCTCAAGATCAGACGTGTTTTCTCGGATGTCTCATGGTCTCAACTCGGGCCTTTCAATGACTCCTAGACCGTCTAATTTAACCAACGCAGAGATATACTCCCTTCAATCTTCTAGGAATCCTACCCCAAGAGCCTCCAGTTTTAACCATACTGATTTTTATTCTATGGTTAATGGCAAGAATGCAAGCAATGCCAGTCCAAGACACTCGAACTTCAGTAACCTGCAATTTGATGAAGAAAGTGGAGGGCCTGGGGTGTTTGGTAATGTTCCAAGAGCAAATGGAAGCGCTTATCCTACTCCACCTAATGCTGGGATCTTTTCTCCCGGGGGTAAAAAGAAGGCAAATGGGACTGAGAATGGCAAGGATTTGCATATGTTCGTTTGGAGTTCAAGCGCTTCACCAGTATCAGAAGGTGGCCTACATGTCTTTAGGGGAGGGGATTATGGCAATGACCTTGGTGGGGTAGCTAACCAAAAAG ATTATGAAGAATTTGGTCGAGATGAGTTCAGCTTTGGAAACAGACCTGTACCTAATGGGGTGGACCGTGACGGTCCAGTGCTCTCTAAGCTTGCCTCAAGCTCCACAGCGGAGCTGCACCCAAAGAGTGCTGCTAATGGTGAACCGAAGCCAACTGCCATGCCTCCTACTAGCGTTGTGACAAGACTGATTCTCATTATGGTGTGGAGAAAACTTATCAGGAATCCCAATACTTATTCCAGTCTAATTGGGCTCACATGGTCTCTTGTTTCGTTCAA GTGGGACTTGAAGATGCCTCAAATAATTGCTCATTCTATATCTATTCTATCCGATGCTGGTCTTGGAATGGCCATGTTTAGTCTTG GTTTGTTCATGGCATTGCAGCCTAGGATTATTGCTTGTGGAAACTCAGTTGCTGCCTTTGCCATGAGTGTTAGATTCCTCACTGGTCCTGCAGTCATGGCTGCTGCTTCATTTGCTGTTGGACTACGAGGAGTTCTACTGCACATTGCCATAGTGCAG GCAGCTCTTCCACAAGGGATTGTGCCCTTTGTCTTTGCAAAGGAATATAATGTTCATCCTGACATACTGAGCACTGG AGTTATATTTGGGATGCTAATTGCTTTGCCAATCACACTGGTTTACTATATCTTGCTTGGACTTTGA